One stretch of Euphorbia lathyris chromosome 7, ddEupLath1.1, whole genome shotgun sequence DNA includes these proteins:
- the LOC136235178 gene encoding DExH-box ATP-dependent RNA helicase DExH12-like produces MAHLGGGAEAHARFKQYEYRANSSLVLTTDSRPRDTHEPTGEPESLWGKIDPKSFGDRAYRGRPPELDEKIKKSKKKKERDPHSEPVLSRQAKRRRLRDESVLTSTEEGVYQPKTKETRAAYEAMLSVIQQQLGGQPLNIVSAAADEILAVLKNETVKTPDKKKEIEKLLNPIPSNVFDQLVHIGVLITDYQDGGDAAGPAAANGDDALDDDVGVAVEFDEDNEDEEDDSDLDAVRDDEEEEEEDVAEPNRSGAMQMGGGMDDEDMMEANEGMSLNVQDIDAYWLQRKISQAYEQQIDPQQCQKLAEEVLKVLAEDDVRDVEGKLLYHLEFERFNLIKFLLRNRLKIVWCTRLARAKDQQERKEIEEEMVNLGPELVSILEQLHATRATAKERQKNLEKSIREEARRLKDESGGDNHRDRNALVDRDADSGWVTGQPQLLDLESIAFDQGGLFMANKKCDLPLGSYRHQSKGYEEVHVPALKPRPIAPDEKLVKVADMPDWAHPAFKGMQQLNRVQSRVYETALFKADNLLLCAPTGAGKTNVAVLTILQQIALNRNSDGSFNHNSYKIVYVAPMKALVAEVVGNLSNRLQEYGVKVRELSGDQTLTRQQIEETQIIVTTPEKWDIITRKSGDRTYTQLVKLLIIDEIHLLHDNRGPVLESIVARTVRQIETTKEHIRLVGLSATLPNFEDVALFLRVDVEKGLFHFDNSYRPVPLSQQYIGITVKKPLQRFQLMNDICYEKVMGVAGKHQILIFVHSRKETAKTARAIRDSAIANDTVSRFLKEDSASREILQSHTDMVKSNDLKDLLPYGFAVHHAGMTRVDRQLVEDLFADGHVQVLVSTATLAWGVNLPAHTVIIKGTQIYNPEKGAWTELSPLDVMQMLGRAGRPQFDSYGEGIIITGHSELQYYLSLMNQQLPIESQFISKLADQLNAEVVLGTVQNAREACNWLGYTYLYVRMLRNPTLYGLAPDVLTRDITLEERRADLIHSAATILDKNNLVKYDRKSGYFQVTDLGRIASYYYITHGTISTYNEHLKPTMGDIELCRLFSLSEEFKYVTVRQDEKMELAKLLDRVPIPIKESLEEPSAKINVLLQAYISQLKLEGLSLTSDMVFITQSAGRLMRALFEIVLKRGWAQLAEKALNLCKMVNKRMWSVQTPLRQFNGIPNEILMKLEKKDLAWERYYDLSSQEIGELIRFPKMGRTLHKFIHQFPKLNLAAHVQPITRSVLRVELNITPDFQWEDKVHGYVEPFWVIVEDNDGEYILHHEYFMLKKQYVDEDHTLNFTVPIYEPLPPQYFIRVVSDKWLGSQTVLPVSFRHLILPEKYPPPTELLDLQPLPVTALRNPSYEALYQDFKHFNPVQTQVFTVLYNTDDNVLVAAPTGSGKTICAEFAILRNHHKGSDSVVRAVYIAPLEAIAKERYRDWERKFGRGLGMRVVELTGETATDLKLLEKGHIIISTPEKWDALSRRWKQRKYVQQVSLFIVDELHLIGGEGGPVLEVIVSRMRYIASQTENKIRIVALSSSLANAKDLGEWIGASSHGLFNFPPGVRPVPLEIHIQGVDIANFEARMQAMTKPTYTAIVQHTKNGKPAIVFVPTRKHVRLTAVDLMTYSSMDGGDKPVFLLRSREELEPFVAKIQDEMLRATLVDGVGYLHEGLSSLDQEVVSQLFEAGWIQVCVMSSSMCWGVPLSAHLVVVMGTQYYDGRENAHTDYPVTDLLQMMGHASRPLLDNSGKCVILCHAPRKEYYKKFLYEAFPVESHLHHFLHDNFNAEIVAGVVENKQDAVDYLTWTFMYRRLTQNPNYYNLQGVSHRHLSDHLSELVENTLSELEASKCVSIEEDMDLSPLNLGMIASYYYISYTTIERFSSSLTPKTKMKGLLEILASASEYAQIPIRPGEEEKLRRLINHQRFSYENPRLTDPHVKANVLLQSHFSRQSVGGTLALDQREVLLSASRLLQAMVDVISSNGWLNLALIAMEISQMVTQGMWERDSILLQLPHFTKELARKCQDNPGKSIETVFDLLEMEDDERRELLQMSDPQLLDIVRFCNRFPNIDMSYEVVDNEHVRVGEDITLVVSLERDLEGRTEVGPVDASRYPKAKEEGWWLVVGDTKSNQLLAIKRVSLQRKAKVKLEFAAPSDVGKKSYTLYFMCDSYLGCDQEYGFSVDVKAGGNDDDN; encoded by the exons ATGGCACATCTAGGCGGCGGTGCTGAGGCGCACGCGCGATTCAAGCAGTATGAATACCGTGCCAACTCTAGTTTGGTCCTTACCACTGATTCTCGTCCACGTGACACCCATGAACCTACTGGTGAGCCTGAGTCTCTCTGGGGGAAGATTGATCCGAAAAGCTTTGGCGACCGTGCTTATAGAGGTAGACCTCCTGAGCTAGATGAGAAGATTAAGAAAtctaagaagaagaaggagcgGGACCCTCATTCAGAGCCTGTCCTCAGTCGTCAAGCTAAGAGGCGCAGATTGCGGGATGAAAGTGTCCTTACTTCTACTGAAGAAGGCGTTTATCAGCCTAAAACAAAGGAAACTAGGGCTGCCTATGAGGCCATGCTCAGTGTTATTCAACAACAGTTGGGTGGTCAACCTCTGAATATAGTTAGTGCTGCTGCAGATGAGATTTTGGCTGTCCTCAAGAATGAGACTGTTAAGACACCTGACAAGAAGAAGGAGATTGAGAAGTTGTTAAATCCGATTCCTAGTAATGTGTTTGATCAACTTGTTCACATTGGCGTGCTCATTACTGATTACCAAGATGGAGGTGATGCTGCAGGTCCTGCTGCTGCTAATGGTGATGATGCCCTTGACGATGATGTGGGTGTGGCTGTTGAGTTTGATGAAGATAAtgaagatgaggaagatgacAGTGATCTTGATGCTGTCCGAGATgatgaagaggaagaggaggaggatgTGGCAGAACCAaatcgttctggggctatgcaaATGGGGGGTGGAATGGATGATGAAGACATGATGGAGGCTAATGAAGGCATGAGCCTTAATGTGCAGGACATTGATGCTTATTGGCTACAAAGGAAGATCTCACAAGCCTATGAGCAACAAATTGATCCACAGCAGTGCCAAAAACTTGCAGAGGAGGTGCTAAAAGTTCTTGCAGAGGATGACGTTAGGGATGTTGAAGGCAAGTTGCTGTATCATCTCGAATTTGAAAGGTTCAACCTCATTAAGTTTCTTTTGAGAAATAGGCTAAAGATTGTATGGTGTACCCGTTTGGCAAGGGCTAAAGACCAACAAGAGAGGAAAGAAATTGAGGAGGAAATGGTGAATTTGGGCCCAGAGTTGGTGTCAATTTTAGAGCAGTTGCATGCTACAAGGGCTACTGCCAAAGAGAGACAAAAGAATTTGGAAAAGAGTATAAGAGAAGAGGCTCGCCGGCTGAAGGACGAGAGTGGTGGAGACAATCACAGGGATAGGAATGCACTTGTTGACAGAGACGCAGACAGTGGATGGGTGACAGGCCAGCCCCAGTTGCTTGATCTAGAAAGCATTGCTTTTGATCAGGGTGGTCTTTTCATGGCAAATAAGAAGTGTGATCTTCCACTTGGTTCCTACAGGCATCAAAGCAAGGGTTATGAAGAAGTTCATGTGCCTGCCTTGAAGCCTAGACCGATAGCACCTGATGAGAAGCTTGTGAAGGTAGCTGACATGCCAGATTGGGCACACCCTGCTTTCAAAGGGATGCAACAGTTGAACAGAGTACAGAGTAGAGTCTACGAGACTGCCCTTTTTAAGGCAGATAATCTCCTTCTTTGTGCCCCCACTGGTGCAGGAAAAACTAATGTTGCAGTACTCACCATACTTCAGCAGATTGCGCTGAACCGGAACTCAGATGGTTCATTCAATCATAACAGCTATAAGATAGTCTATGTGGCACCTATGAAAGCTCTTGTGGCTGAAGTTGTTGGGAATTTGTCCAATCGTCTGCAAGAGTATGGGGTCAAGGTTAGAGAACTGAGTGGGGACCAGACATTGACTCGCCAACAAATTGAAGAAACTCAAATAATTGTGACTACTCCTGAGAAGTGGGATATTATTACCCGAAAGTCTGGGGATCGCACCTACACTCAGCTTGTCAAACTTCTTATCATAGATGAGATTCATCTTCTTCATGACAATAGAGGACCTGTCCTTGAGAGTATTGTGGCCAGAACTGTTAGGCAAATTGAAACTACAAAAGAACATATCCGCCTGGTGGGGTTATCTGCTACTCTTCCTAATTTTGAAGATGTGGCACTATTTCTAAGGGTTGATGTTGAGAAAGGTCTCTTCCATTTTGATAATAGTTACAGACCCGTTCCTCTATCTCAACAGTATATTGGAATCACTGTGAAGAAGCCACTGCAGAGGTTTCAGTTGATGAATGATATCTGCTATGAAAAGGTAATGGGAGTAGCAGGGAAGCATCAAATTCTTATTTTTGTCCACTCAAGAAAGGAAACAGCAAAGACTGCTCGAGCTATAAGGGATTCAGCAATTGCTAATGATACTGTCAGTAGATTCTTGAAAGAGGACAGTGCAAGTCGTGAGATTCTCCAGAGTCATACAGATATGGTCAAAAGCAATGACCTGAAAGATCTTCTTCCCTATGGGTTTGCTGTTCATCATGCTGGAATGACAAGGGTTGACCGTCAACTTGTCGAAGATCTGTTTGCCGATGGACATGTACAAGTGTTGGTTTCCACTGCAACTCTTGCCTGGGGTGTTAACTTACCTGCTCATACTGTGATTATAAAGGGGACTCAGATTTACAATCCAGAAAAAGGAGCATGGACTGAATTAAGTCCTTTGGATGTTATGCAAATGTTGGGTCGTGCAGGAAGACCTCAGTTTGATTCATATGGAGAAGGAATTATCATCACAGGCCACAGTGAACTTCAATACTATTTATCTTTAATGAATCAACAACTTCCAATTGAAAGTCAGTTCATATCCAAACTGGCTGATCAGTTGAATGCAGAAGTTGTTCTTGGAACTGTTCAAAATGCTAGAGAAGCCTGTAATTGGCTTGGCTATACTTACTTGTATGTTCGCATGCTGCGAAATCCAACGCTTTATGGGTTAGCTCCGGATGTTCTCACTAGAGATATAACCTTGGAGGAGAGGAGGGCAGATTTG ATTCATTCTGCTGCAACAATCTTGGATAAAAATAATCTGGTCAAGTATGACAGAAAAAGTGGATATTTCCAGGTCACCGACTTGGGTCGCATTGCTAGTTATTACTATATAACTCATGGAACAATATCCACATATAATGAGCATTTGAAGCCGACAATGGGTGATATAGAGCTGTGCCGTTTGTTTTCACTGAGTGAAGAATTTAAATACGTGACGGTGAGGCAAGATGAGAAGATGGAGCTAGCGAAGCTTTTGGATCGTGTTCCAATTCCAATCAAGGAAAGCCTAGAAGAGCCCAGTGCTAAGATTAATGTTTTACTTCAAGCCTATATTTCACAACTTAAGCTTGAGGGACTTTCTCTCACGTCAGATATGGTGTTCATAACTCAG aGCGCAGGTCGTCTTATGCGAGCTCTCTTTGAGATTGTGTTGAAAAGAGGGTGGGCACAGTTAGCTGAGAAGGCACTGAACTTGTGTAAGATGGTCAACAAGAGGATGTGGAGTGTCCAGACCCCTCTACGCCAGTTCAATGGGATCCCAAATGAAATTTTGATGAAGTTGGAGAAGAAGGATCTGGCATGGGAAAGGTATTACGACCTTTCATCACAGGAGATTGGTGAACTCATTCGTTTTCCAAAGATGGGCAGAACGTTGCACAAGTTCATCCACCAGTTCCCAAAGCTAAACCTGGCTGCACATGTGCAACCAATCACTCGTTCAGTCTTGAGGGTTGAACTCAATATAACACCAGACTTTCAGTGGGAGGACAAGGTTCATGGATATGTGGAGCCATTTTGGGTGATCGTGGAGGACAATGATGGTGAATATATTCTCCATCATGAGTATTTTATGCTGAAGAAGCAGTACGTTGATGAGGACCACACGTTGAATTTCACTGTACCAATCTATGAGCCCTTGCCGCCTCAGTATTTTATCCGTGTTGTTTCAGATAAATGGCTTGGGTCACAAACTGTTTTGCCAGTCTCTTTTAGGCACCTCATCTTACCAGAGAAGTATCCTCCTCCAACAGAGTTGCTGGACTTGCAACCTTTGCCTGTGACTGCTCTGAGGAATCCATCATATGAAGCTCTTTATCAAGATTTTAAGCATTTTAATCCTGTCCAAACACAAGTTTTTACTGTTCTGTATAATACTGATGACAATGTATTGGTTGCTGCTCCAACCGGCAGTGGGAAAACCATATGTGCCGAGTTTGCTATATTAAGGAATCACCATAAGGGATCTGACAGTGTTGTGCGTGCTGTGTATATTGCTCCTCTAGAAGCGATTGCCAAGGAGCGTTATCGTGATTGGGAGAGAAAATTTGGTCGAGGTTTAGGAATGCGGGTTGTTGAGTTAACTGGGGAAACAGCAACAGATTTAAAGTTGCTCGAGAAGGGTCACATAATTATCAGCACTCCTGAAAAATGGGATGCCTTGTCTCGTCGCTGGAAACAGCGGAAGTATGTGCAGCAGGTTAGTCTATTTATAGTCGATGAACTCCACTTGATTGGAGGTGAAGGTGGTCCTGTATTGGAAGTCATCGTTTCTAGGATGAGGTATATTGCAAGCCAGACTGAGAACAAGATTCGAATTGTGGCTTTATCTTCTTCCCTTGCTAATGCTAAAGATCTTGGAGAATGGATTGGAGCCTCTTCGCATGGCCTTTTTAATTTCCCTCCCGGTGTTCGTCCTGTTCCCTTGGAGATACACATTCAGGGAGTTGATATTGCTAATTTTGAAGCCAGAATGCAGGCCATGACAAAACCAACATACACTGCTATAGTCCAACACACCAAAAACGGGAAGCCTGCTATCGTTTTTGTTCCTACAAGAAAGCATGTGCGACTTACTGCTGTGGACTTGATGACATACTCAAGTATGGATGGCGGAGATAAACCCGTTTTCCTATTGCGTTCTCGAGAAGAACTGGAGCCTTTTGTTGCGAAAATTCAGGATGAAATGTTGAGAGCTACTTTAGTTGATGGTGTTGGTTACTTGCATGAGGGCTTGAGTAGTTTGGATCAAGAAGTTGTATCACAACTTTTCGAGGCTGGGTGGATTCAGGTTTGTGTTATGAGCAGTTCAATGTGTTGGGGAGTACCGTTGTCAGCACATTTGGTGGTTGTGATGGGAACGCAATATTATGATGGGCGTGAAAACGCGCACACAGATTACCCTGTAACAGATCTCTTACAGATGATGGGTCATGCTAGTCGACCTCTTCTTGATAACTCTGGGAAGTGTGTCATCCTTTGCCACGCGCCTCGGAAAGAatattacaagaaattcttatatGAAGCATTCCCTGTTGAAAGTCATTTGCACCATTTCCTCCATGACAATTTCAATGCAGAAATTGTTGCTGGCGTGGTCGAGAACAAGCAGGATGCGGTGGATTATCTTACATGGACTTTCATGTATAGGCGGCTTACTCAAAATCCAAACTACTACAATCTCCAGGGAGTTAGTCATAGACATCTCTCCGATCACCTTTCGGAGCTGGTGGAGAACACACTGAGTGAGCTAGAAGCAAGCAAATGTGTTTCTATCGAGGAAGACATGGACTTATCTCCATTGAATCTTGGCATGATTGCGTCGTACTATTACATAAGTTATACGACAATTGAGCGTTTTAGTTCTTCTTTGACTCCCAAAACAAAGATGAAGGGTCTCTTGGAAATTCTGGCTTCAGCTTCAGAGTATGCACAGATTCCGATACGGCCTGGAGAGGAAGAGAAGCTTCGTCGGCTCATCAATCACCAGAGATTCTCATATGAAAATCCCAGGCTCACCGATCCACATGTGAAGGCAAATGTTCTGCTTCAATCCCATTTCTCGAGGCAATCTGTCGGTGGGACCTTAGCATTGGACCAGCGGGAGGTGCTCCTTTCGGCCAGTAGGTTGCTTCAAGC